The following proteins are encoded in a genomic region of Vicia villosa cultivar HV-30 ecotype Madison, WI unplaced genomic scaffold, Vvil1.0 ctg.000469F_1_1, whole genome shotgun sequence:
- the LOC131628612 gene encoding allene oxide synthase 3-like has protein sequence MASSSSTSSQNLPLKPIPGSYGLPIIGPMHDRHDYFYNQGRDKYFASRVEKYNSTVIRVNMPPGGFIAPDPKVIALLDGASFPILFDNSKVEKRDVLDGTFMPSTNFFGGYRTCAFQDTAESSHSLLKRLIFFILSSKHDTFIPLFTTNLSEHFTDLEKDLSKHGKANFNSSIGTATFNFLFKFITDKNPTETKIGDSGPTLVQVWLAAQLAPLATAGLPKIFNYIEDVLIRTIPIPAWTVKSSYDKLYEGVMEAGTSVLDEAEKMGIKREEACHNLVFTLGFNAFGGLTNQFPILLKWVGLGGESLHKKLSDEIRTVVKEENGVTFSALDRLTLTKSVVYETLRIEPAVPYQYAKAREDLVVQSHDASFEIKKGEMLFGYQPFATKDAKIFENPEDFVADRFVGDGEKMLKHVFWSNGRETDEATPDNKMCPAKDLVELLCRVYLVEFFLRYDTFTFDFKPSVLGPSITIKSLVKASSTV, from the coding sequence ATGGCCTCATCATCATCAACCTCTTCGCAAAACCTTCCTCTGAAACCAATCCCAGGAAGCTACGGTCTTCCCATCATCGGACCCATGCACGACAGACACGACTACTTTTACAACCAAGGACGCGACAAATACTTCGCGTCAAGAGTCGAGAAATACAACTCCACTGTCATCAGAGTCAACATGCCACCAGGTGGTTTCATCGCGCCAGACCCTAAAGTCATCGCTCTCCTCGACGGTGCTTCCTTCCCCATCCTCTTCGACAACTCCAAAGTCGAAAAACGCGACGTCCTCGACGGTACTTTCATGCCTTCCACCAACTTCTTCGGTGGCTACCGCACTTGCGCCTTTCAAGACACCGCAGAATCTTCCCACAGCCTCCTCAAACGGTTAATCTTCTTTATCCTATCCTCCAAACACGACACCTTTATACCTCTCTTCACCACCAACCTCTCTGAACACTTCACCGATCTCGAGAAAGACCTCTCCAAACACGGCAAAGCAAACTTCAACTCCTCCATCGGCACCGCCACCTTCAACTTCCTCTTCAAATTCATCACTGACAAAAACCCCACCGAAACCAAAATCGGTGACTCCGGACCAACGCTTGTCCAAGTCTGGCTCGCAGCTCAGCTTGCACCATTAGCCACAGCGGGTCTTCCGAAAATATTCAACTACATCGAAGATGTTCTCATCAGAACCATACCGATCCCGGCATGGACAGTGAAATCTAGCTACGACAAGCTTTACGAAGGTGTAATGGAAGCAGGAACCTCTGTCTTAGACGAAGCTGAAAAAATGggaattaaaagagaagaagcttgtCACAACCTTGTCTTCACTCTAGGTTTCAACGCTTTCGGTGGTTTAACGAACCAGTTCCCGATCCTGTTAAAATGGGTCGGGTTAGGTGGTGAGAGTTTACACAAAAAACTCTCCGACGAAATCAGAACCGTTGTTAAGGAAGAAAACGGTGTTACTTTCAGTGCCTTGgataggttgactttgactaAATCAGTGGTCTACGAAACGTTGAGAATTGAGCCTGCTGTACCGTATCAATACGCGAAAGCGAGGGAGGATCTGGTGGTGCAGAGTCACGATGCGTCTTTTGAGATCAAGAAAGGTGAGATGTTATTTGGATATCAACCGTTCGCTACTAAGGATGCTAAGATTTTCGAGAATCCTGAGGATTTTGTTGCGGATAGGTTTGTTGGTGATGGAGAGAAGATGCTGAAACACGTGTTCTGGTCCAATGGACGTGAGACTGATGAGGCTACACCGGATAATAAAATGTGTCCCGCTAAGGATCTGGTGGAGCTCTTGTGTAGGGTGTACTTGGTGGAATTCTTCTTGCGTTATGATACTTTTACGTTTGATTTTAAACCGTCGGTTTTAGGTCCAAGTATTACGATCAAGTCCCTCGTTAAGGCTTCCTCCACCGTTTGA